Genomic window (Arachis hypogaea cultivar Tifrunner chromosome 13, arahy.Tifrunner.gnm2.J5K5, whole genome shotgun sequence):
caaaaacgatacataaaaataaattttaatttaattttatctttcaataatattaattttttattgtacatagtattcaattattttttaattacatctaaataaattacacttaatcacattacttttattttaaataaatttatttttttataatttaaagaattttgatacattagagacaaaaggtataatttatattttattgtatatatatatatatatattttttttttcttttctacaagtttatatactagtcattctacaaatatttcatgataactaaaaatttttaagagtaaaattataaaaaaaattaatttatttaaaatgaaagtaatatgattaagtgtaatttacttagatgtgattaaaaaataattgaatactatgtatagtaaaaaattgatattattgaatgataaaattaaaatttatttctatgtatcatttttgtccccaacgtttccgtcatatttaagtccctaacgtttcaaaatcgtctcaattttgtcctgccgtcaattctgttaacggatccctaatggcaggataacattgagtcagttttgaaacgttagggacttaaatagaataattaaaatgttagggacaactttgagacttatcccaaacgttagagacaaaaatgatacttatAGAAAATTCATAGTGTGCATATCGGCATATATctgtttccttgttccttatAGAAAATTCGAAATGGATGAGATGCTCAAACCTTATTAACATTAATAACAATATTATATAACCGATGAGCTGTCAAGACATATAGTGGTCGTTTGAGCACATGCGAGTTAATTGAAAAGCAGGGTGCTATTATAGTATAATactttaaatgaaaaattttccAAGCTTCATTCGTCTGCAGAGGACGATTAGGAAGTGATTAAGAATTAAAGAAAAGAACAAGTCGATCTCTGACTTTTTAATTTACAGATATTTAAGTtcttaagaatttaaaaatatatttaagtttctGACATCTTTAAAATTTGGACACATTAATTCTTGaatctaatttattctattttaaaaactCACTGATATGTGCATTCGTATCAACTAGATCAGTACAAAAGAAGTCACGTTTGATTTCTTCGTTAGATCTAACAGATCTAAATAAACATAAAGGATTAATATGTCTAAGTTTTAAAAAGATCAATGACTTAAATGTCTGCGGATCAAAAGGTCGAAAATTCATTTATCATTTTCTCTAAGAATTaagattattagaatatataacaACTATGCATAATTCTTCACATCCATTGGTTTTTGGATTATACCTTTTTCACTATTTCTCAAATATCCATTCTCATTTTgacctttttcttcttcctgtGATTGATATCATTCTAGCTTTTATATATTAGGAATGTTGCAAACTCCTCCTAACATGACCCAAATAAACAGAAGAACCTGAACTATCAAGATCAAATAGTGGGAAATTATATGATGGATATTAAAAATCCGAGTAGCAAATTAATGTATAGCAAATTTGATGGAGCTCTGTATAAAAGTTCCATCCAATGGAGCTGCCTAAAATATTTACAGATTTATCCCACCTTACTATTTCGTCAAAGTTGGTCTATCTGCTTCGAGCTCATTGACCGGCAAGCAAATCAGGCGGTAGATTGGTTGGCCAGGTTGGGTGCACTGACGGCCGGTAGAGAGATGGTGTAGACAAAACCCCCAAGTGTGCTGCAGGACATTAGGTGAGGTACTATATTACTTTTGTTTTATATATGTCACTCCCAAGTTCAACTAGTTGCCAAGAACGTTCTTCTTATTGGATACAATATGCAAATTTCCTATGTACAATGATTGAAACAAGGGAAAAatgaaagagaacagaaaatttGAAGCTCAGAACTAAGACAAAACCACATGCATATCACAAAATTCGTGCATTATAAAACTATCCAATCGATGCTTTTCTAACGACGAGAAACAAACAGATCACTCTTCGTCTGATTCAGAATCCTGAACCGGTGGCCCCTTCGGTCCTTCGATATGATTTGGTTCCCTTCTAGCCGGTAGAATGATACTCCTAACCATTTGATTTGCTGACACAGAATGCAGATAACATGAGCAAAGAGATCTCTTAAGCGAAAAACTAACAACAAATTAAACAAATCTtttatatgaaaagaaaatttaatCCCTTCTGATGACCAAAACCACAAGACCACATATTGAAGGAGGAGTAAATAAATCCTACTATGCAATGAATTTCGAAACTCTTAGTTAAACCATGTACTTAAATCTACACTGCCATATTCCAATCACAAGTTCACAACAAATCTACTGAATTTGAACAAACACAGAACAGCAAATAGAAAAgctaaatcaattaaaatagctCCTAAATGCGAACTTTCATTTAGCCATTTCGTTTATACATTTTCTTTAGAAACAACAGATTGGCTATATTGCATTGAAATAGGAGATTAAATAGTGAAAATAGAGCTACAGAGTTCACATGCATACCTGTCACTAAAATGTTCATTAGTAGAGATCTTGCAAGTTGGAATTCCACCTGGTGTGCAATGACAAATTTACTCTGCGGAAAGGAAGGAGAAaacatatttttgttttcaaaagaaaataaaataaacaatgcatTTCCAACAATGAATCATAACAAAATCAACAGATAGAATTTTACCATTTCACCATACACAACGTCGACAACATGATCAAGTCTAGCTTGATGCCTTAACAGGAATGGACGCAAATGATCCGTGTAGAGTTGTTTTGCACCCTGTTCAACAAGCACCATGTGGTTTTGTTTATTTACTACCACCCGATATACCGGAAATGTTATCACGGAGACAAGCACAAGTAAAAGAGAAGTAAAATAGCATAATACAATATATCCTGCTCAAGAgctaaaaaagatattattaactAACTGACTAACGAAGCAACTGAAAAAACACAAAAGCAGTAATGTACAGCAGTTTGATTAAGCTTACATTAATAGTGGGAAGCTGTAGCCAAACAAGAAATGCAAACTTCATGTGGTAATAGAGTGGAAACCTGAATTGATATGATAAACGCTTAGATCCCACAATACTCCAAGTAAAATGTTAAAACACAATCAAATCAAGATAGAAAATCTGAATGTAATTGGTTCCAGGCATCAGGAGAGCATAAATTGTGGAAGAtcacaagaagaaaaaattgGAAGCAAATAACAAGAAAACATAGGACTAGCTACTTTAACAATGAAgacatgaataaataaataggcaAGTTTGCaggaagaaaaaaagatgaaccATTACAGTTAATAGAAGCAAATGAAATAAACTTATGGAGATACTGACGACTTGACCGTACCAGGAAAGTAACTTTTCTGCAAACATTTCTGCTACACTAAAAGATCCATAAGCTGGAAAACCATAAGAGAGATCAGCATTAATAAACATACCCATATTCCAGATAAAACCATCGAATCAATGaactcttaaaaaaatataaataaataaaatgaattgCACAGATGATTATCAAAAGTAATTCCCACTCACTTGGGAATTCTTCCAAAATGGTCAATCAAAACTTGAATGATACAAACACAAGTAAGTATTATAAGCACTAACAATTACAGGACAAGTATATGACAGGGATCAATgaatgaaacacttaacacaacaATAACAGCAATTAAGCAATTTTGTACACATTAAGAAGGAAGGAAAATTAGGAACCTGCCCAATACAATAACCACTTGTGCTGGTCATTTTGGTCTTTACTCTCAATAGCCTTAAAGGTAGAGTAAACGGGTATCACAATCCCTATAGAACAGCTTCATAACAATCAAGGAAACCAATCATCAGTGAAAGAATGAAAAATTTGATGGATAAAAGCATAAATAGGATACCATGCTGTTTTGAGAACAATGTTGGAATTAAGAGGGCAAAGAAGCTGTGCCAACCCAACAACCTGCAAAACCAACATACACAGTCATAacccaaaagaaaatgaaaataaaaattgaaacttttTGTGATGTATGAAGAAGAGGGCGAGAACCTGGGTGTGAAGAGCCATTAAGCATAAATTTGCAGAGAAGGGGGATTTGATTTCTGAGGTTTAGGGATTTCAATTGCAAAAGAAGAAAGCGCGAAGCTCGTGCTCAATGGCGTTGTTGGGGAATTGAATTGTTGAGAAATCGATCAAAGAGGAACCTTACTTTGATTTTGCTTGTTACGTACCCTGCAATTTAGTTAAATGTATAATCAATGCTACATTAGAAAACTAAGGTTTAATTATTCCTTCAGTCGCAtacttttaccaaatttttaattaattttgtatatatattaagtttttatattatttttaattttataattaaattatttttatataaaaaatattaaaattaatagattttttttaaaaaaaatatgtgattAAAGGATATGttagattttttattgtaaatacttttaatttgtaaaaaaatatttaattaattctaatattttttatactaagaaTAAcctaattacaaaactaaaagtaatataaggattcaattaaaaaaaatctataaaaaaaattaaaaatttaataaaattatgaacactaacaaaataattaaactaaaaactaactattaaaattagtcgttataaaaaaatatattctaaactGAGTAGTGATTAAATATAGATATACatggtataaataaaaaataaaaaatattaaatacacataaaaaatagttactaaattaattattatgtatttatatatttatacttGTTAATTCACATCTtttctaactaaataattaacCACTCAAATAATCACTTTTATCATAAtagaata
Coding sequences:
- the LOC112736858 gene encoding HVA22-like protein k — translated: MALHTQVVGLAQLLCPLNSNIVLKTACCSIGIVIPVYSTFKAIESKDQNDQHKWLLYWAAYGSFSVAEMFAEKLLSWFPLYYHMKFAFLVWLQLPTINGAKQLYTDHLRPFLLRHQARLDHVVDVVYGEMSKFVIAHQVEFQLARSLLMNILVTANQMVRSIILPARREPNHIEGPKGPPVQDSESDEE